In the Corynebacterium kroppenstedtii genome, one interval contains:
- a CDS encoding oxidoreductase has translation MARTNPETAHDKKVALVTGATSGIGKSTALKLLKKGFVVYGAARREDRLRELARDGVRTLRMDVTDEDSMREGINTIIDDAGRIDVLINCAGYGVVGAIEDVDPGNARRQFEVNVFGPMALVRLVAPHMREQGEGRIVNVSSIAGKVPALLGGWYHGSKFALEGLSDCLRLELEPWGIDVSVVEPGPVKTEWPHIAQESMEETSDGGAYAEMAHAVAESIEFKHRPGMVSRPGTVARVVVKAATTERPRTRYAVGPLAKLTVLLRRLLPDRAMDFLIRKSYKLG, from the coding sequence ATGGCTCGCACGAATCCCGAGACAGCTCATGACAAGAAGGTTGCTTTGGTGACCGGGGCGACGTCGGGTATCGGAAAATCGACCGCGCTCAAGCTGCTCAAGAAGGGTTTTGTGGTTTACGGAGCAGCCCGGCGCGAAGACCGTTTGCGCGAGCTGGCGCGCGACGGGGTGCGCACTCTGCGGATGGATGTGACTGATGAAGACTCCATGCGAGAGGGGATCAACACCATTATCGACGACGCTGGCCGCATTGATGTTCTGATCAATTGTGCTGGATATGGCGTTGTGGGCGCTATTGAGGACGTTGACCCCGGTAATGCCCGCCGGCAATTTGAGGTGAACGTGTTCGGCCCGATGGCGTTGGTGCGTTTGGTTGCTCCGCATATGCGCGAGCAGGGTGAGGGCCGGATTGTGAATGTGTCGTCGATCGCGGGGAAGGTTCCTGCCCTGCTCGGCGGTTGGTACCACGGGTCGAAATTTGCCCTGGAGGGACTGAGCGATTGTCTGCGCCTAGAGCTGGAGCCGTGGGGTATCGATGTGTCCGTGGTGGAGCCGGGCCCGGTGAAGACGGAGTGGCCGCATATTGCTCAGGAATCGATGGAGGAAACCAGTGATGGTGGGGCGTATGCGGAGATGGCGCACGCGGTGGCGGAGTCTATTGAGTTTAAGCACCGCCCAGGGATGGTGTCTCGGCCGGGGACTGTGGCGCGTGTTGTGGTGAAGGCCGCGACGACTGAGCGGCCCCGCACGCGGTACGCGGTGGGGCCGTTAGCGAAACTCACGGTGCTGTTACGCCGCCTACTCCCCGATCGAGCCATGGATTTCTTAATCCGTAAGAGCTACAAGCTCGGATAG
- a CDS encoding MFS transporter, with product MSSPKSSESDSSDAHVDPVPPHTAASSTHTADSSVASTTTSARSSTQQDQFADVTPHELRAATPSTANASDRYAWVFVVMAMFVIAWGGNEFTPLLIFYRGESVFSPVFVDSLLGAYAIGIMVGLVFLGPLSDRYGRKPVMLWGPLAAIVGSTLIAIGEKSEIPMFIGRLLAGLAVGIAMTVGGSWVKELSQAPFDPHAKKSAGAGRAAMALTGGFGIGAGVAGLLAQWGPIPGQLSYILQIILSIPTLIFLVKIPETRQSAHLKVHGSFWSDLAVPTAKHPRFLTVAVPIAPWVFGAAGVAYAVTPALMSSHVKAPVAYSALLTVVCLAFGFGIQQVGDRINTDYSARGPILGIVFVAFGMALAAFVSTRLSIVGSISVAALLGLGYGLVLISGLTEVQRLAGPDDLAGLTSAFYVLTYVGFFFPMILTKLSGNFDYVDMLAFGAIEATLTLILLFMVSRKNLDDVTAEG from the coding sequence ATGTCCTCCCCGAAATCGTCTGAGAGCGACAGCTCAGACGCACACGTTGACCCCGTTCCCCCACATACAGCTGCCAGCAGCACACATACTGCCGATAGCAGCGTCGCTTCCACGACGACGAGTGCGCGAAGTAGCACGCAACAGGATCAGTTTGCCGACGTCACACCCCATGAGCTCCGGGCCGCCACGCCGAGCACCGCGAATGCCTCGGATCGCTATGCATGGGTTTTCGTCGTCATGGCGATGTTCGTGATCGCCTGGGGTGGCAACGAATTCACACCGCTCCTCATTTTTTACCGGGGTGAAAGTGTCTTCTCGCCGGTCTTCGTGGATTCCTTGTTGGGTGCCTATGCCATCGGGATTATGGTAGGCCTGGTTTTCTTAGGACCCCTCTCAGACCGCTACGGACGCAAGCCAGTGATGCTATGGGGGCCTCTCGCTGCCATCGTTGGCTCGACCTTAATTGCCATAGGAGAAAAGTCTGAGATCCCGATGTTCATCGGCCGATTGCTAGCCGGCCTTGCCGTTGGAATTGCCATGACTGTAGGCGGATCGTGGGTGAAAGAGCTCTCACAGGCACCTTTTGACCCTCATGCGAAAAAGTCGGCTGGCGCGGGCCGAGCAGCCATGGCTCTCACGGGTGGCTTCGGGATAGGTGCCGGCGTTGCTGGTCTTCTTGCGCAATGGGGGCCAATACCAGGACAGTTGTCTTACATTTTGCAGATCATCCTGTCTATTCCCACCCTGATCTTCCTGGTGAAAATACCGGAAACTCGGCAGTCCGCACACTTAAAAGTTCATGGCAGCTTTTGGTCCGACCTGGCCGTTCCCACCGCTAAGCATCCACGATTCTTGACGGTTGCCGTGCCGATCGCACCGTGGGTCTTCGGGGCAGCCGGGGTTGCCTACGCGGTGACACCCGCACTCATGTCCTCCCACGTCAAAGCCCCCGTCGCCTACTCTGCACTTCTCACGGTGGTGTGCTTGGCATTCGGTTTCGGCATCCAACAAGTCGGAGACCGTATCAACACTGACTACAGCGCGCGCGGGCCCATACTGGGCATCGTATTTGTCGCCTTCGGGATGGCATTAGCAGCTTTCGTATCGACACGACTCTCCATTGTCGGATCTATTTCTGTGGCTGCTTTGCTGGGCCTCGGGTATGGGCTTGTGTTGATCTCTGGCCTGACGGAGGTTCAGCGGCTCGCTGGACCGGATGACCTCGCCGGTTTGACCTCGGCGTTCTATGTGCTGACGTACGTCGGGTTCTTTTTCCCCATGATTTTGACCAAGCTCTCCGGGAACTTTGATTACGTCGATATGCTCGCTTTCGGCGCCATCGAGGCAACGCTGACCCTGATTCTCTTGTTTATGGTGTCGCGCAAAAACCTGGACGACGTGACGGCTGAGGGGTAG
- a CDS encoding alpha/beta hydrolase family esterase codes for MIHSPRRRAIATAVLISLIVAALFTVIVTRRRSSSPSEEEELNGPSSSAITIKSGGLTRSYRLSVPSTDATATALPVIFAFHGHSQNAALMEKYTDLDRLPALVVYPQGEKDTSGTQRAWESAPYATTNDGDKDSQLVRDILAQLDRKYRIDHTRIYATGKSNGGGFAAKLACTMPETFAAVAPVAGAYYPATHTSCATGSRPNSNVSVMEIHGVKDGTMHYDGGSSHGEHYVAAPELAGTFAQLEGCTSEFTTSPTSAANVTRMTWGGCHPGVDVEHLAVADGGHNWPGSPYLKESGEGPYNHTLQTTDVVWNFLSRHHK; via the coding sequence GTGATTCACTCACCACGCCGCCGAGCCATCGCTACCGCGGTTCTTATCAGCCTTATTGTCGCAGCCCTCTTCACCGTCATTGTGACCCGGAGACGATCATCGTCGCCCAGCGAAGAGGAAGAACTCAACGGACCATCGTCCTCGGCCATCACTATCAAGTCGGGTGGACTCACCCGTTCATATCGCTTATCCGTACCTAGTACCGATGCCACCGCCACGGCGCTCCCGGTGATCTTCGCTTTCCATGGGCACAGCCAAAATGCCGCGCTCATGGAGAAATACACCGATCTCGACCGGCTCCCAGCGCTCGTCGTCTACCCTCAAGGAGAAAAAGACACAAGCGGCACCCAGCGGGCATGGGAATCCGCCCCCTATGCCACCACTAACGACGGGGACAAAGACTCACAACTCGTTCGCGATATCCTCGCCCAACTCGACCGGAAATACCGTATCGACCACACCCGGATTTACGCGACGGGCAAATCCAACGGCGGGGGGTTCGCCGCCAAACTCGCCTGCACGATGCCGGAGACTTTCGCCGCCGTGGCGCCCGTCGCCGGTGCCTACTATCCCGCGACGCACACATCATGCGCCACCGGGTCGAGGCCGAACAGCAACGTGTCCGTCATGGAAATACACGGCGTCAAGGACGGAACCATGCATTACGACGGAGGCTCAAGCCACGGCGAACACTACGTGGCAGCACCCGAATTGGCAGGCACATTCGCGCAGCTAGAGGGATGCACATCGGAATTCACCACATCGCCGACGTCGGCGGCCAACGTCACCCGCATGACATGGGGAGGGTGCCACCCGGGAGTCGATGTCGAGCATCTTGCCGTGGCTGATGGTGGGCACAATTGGCCTGGATCGCCGTATCTGAAGGAGAGTGGGGAAGGCCCGTATAACCACACGCTCCAGACCACCGACGTGGTGTGGAACTTCCTGAGCCGCCACCACAAATAA
- a CDS encoding excisionase family DNA-binding protein codes for MLDNSPQQFIDVALEPSGESITLPRPVALALREVLENAATGQSISIVPEHTEITTQQVADILNVSRPYVVKLIDEGALPGHKVGAHRRV; via the coding sequence GTGCTAGATAACTCTCCTCAACAATTTATCGACGTCGCTCTTGAACCATCGGGAGAAAGCATCACTTTGCCCCGCCCTGTCGCTCTAGCCCTGCGCGAGGTGCTCGAGAATGCGGCCACTGGCCAATCGATCTCCATTGTTCCTGAGCATACGGAAATAACGACGCAACAAGTCGCCGATATCCTCAATGTTTCCCGCCCGTATGTCGTAAAACTTATCGACGAAGGGGCGCTTCCCGGGCACAAAGTGGGCGCTCACCGACGCGTCTAA
- the lpdA gene encoding dihydrolipoyl dehydrogenase produces the protein MAEHYDVVILGAGPGGYVAAIRAAQLGKKVAIVEKKYWGGVCLNVGCIPSKALLRNAELAHTFTHDAKTFGISGDVSFDFGAAHKRSRKVSSNIVKGVHFLMKKNKITEVHGQGTFTDAHTIEVSDGDDAGKTLTFDNCIIATGSVVKTLPGIELSSNVVSYEEQILNDELPESMVIVGAGAIGMEFAYVLANYGVDVTIVEFMDSVLPNEDKDVSKEIAKQYKKLGVTVLTGHKTTAVRDKGDSVEVDIEKKDGSKQQTLTVDRVLVSVGFAPRVEGYGLDKTGVELTDRGAIAIDDFMRTNVDGIYAIGDVTAKLQLAHVAEAQGVVAAETIAGAETETLGDYMMMPRATFCNPQVASMGYTEAAAKEKFSDRDIKVASFPFTANGKAQGLGEPAGFVKIVTDGEYGEILGAHMVGSNVSEMLPELTLAARYDLTAEEIGRNVHTHPTLSEAIKEAAEGTLGHMINL, from the coding sequence GTGGCTGAACATTATGACGTAGTTATCCTTGGTGCAGGTCCCGGCGGATATGTGGCGGCTATTCGCGCCGCTCAGTTGGGCAAAAAAGTTGCGATTGTAGAGAAGAAGTATTGGGGCGGTGTGTGCCTGAATGTGGGCTGCATCCCATCCAAAGCGCTCCTTCGTAACGCTGAATTAGCGCACACATTCACGCACGACGCGAAGACATTCGGCATCTCAGGCGACGTGTCGTTCGACTTCGGTGCTGCTCACAAGCGCTCCAGGAAGGTGTCCTCCAACATCGTGAAGGGCGTCCACTTCCTGATGAAGAAGAACAAAATCACCGAAGTCCACGGTCAGGGCACCTTCACCGACGCCCACACCATCGAGGTGTCCGACGGGGACGACGCCGGAAAAACCCTCACATTCGATAACTGCATCATTGCGACGGGTTCCGTCGTGAAGACGCTCCCGGGTATCGAGCTCAGCAGCAACGTCGTCTCTTATGAGGAACAAATCCTTAACGACGAACTCCCCGAGTCCATGGTTATCGTCGGCGCGGGCGCGATCGGCATGGAGTTCGCCTACGTCCTGGCCAACTACGGTGTGGACGTCACCATCGTCGAGTTCATGGACTCCGTCCTGCCCAATGAGGATAAGGACGTCTCCAAGGAGATCGCCAAGCAGTACAAGAAGCTGGGCGTGACCGTCCTGACCGGGCACAAGACCACGGCAGTGCGCGACAAGGGCGACTCTGTGGAGGTTGACATTGAGAAGAAGGACGGGTCGAAGCAGCAGACGCTGACCGTGGACCGCGTTCTCGTCTCGGTCGGGTTCGCCCCTCGCGTCGAGGGCTACGGCCTGGACAAGACCGGCGTCGAGCTCACCGACCGTGGCGCTATTGCTATCGATGACTTCATGCGCACCAACGTCGACGGGATCTACGCCATTGGCGACGTCACCGCGAAGCTGCAGCTCGCGCACGTGGCCGAAGCACAAGGCGTCGTGGCCGCCGAAACCATCGCCGGCGCAGAGACCGAAACCCTGGGCGACTACATGATGATGCCCCGTGCGACGTTCTGTAACCCACAAGTTGCGTCGATGGGCTACACGGAAGCCGCCGCGAAAGAGAAGTTCTCCGACCGCGACATTAAGGTGGCCAGCTTCCCCTTCACCGCGAACGGTAAAGCACAAGGCCTCGGCGAACCCGCTGGCTTCGTCAAGATCGTGACCGACGGCGAATATGGGGAGATTCTCGGCGCCCACATGGTTGGCTCCAACGTCTCCGAGATGCTGCCGGAATTGACCCTCGCGGCCCGTTACGACCTGACCGCTGAGGAAATCGGGCGCAACGTTCACACCCACCCGACACTGTCTGAGGCCATTAAGGAAGCAGCAGAGGGCACACTGGGCCACATGATCAACCTCTGA
- a CDS encoding DUF6767 domain-containing protein, with the protein MGRGSARDEQRKRPRLKRNPRRRKKSHPDARCPIRFGEPCTACQPGTSGPADCQLVQMVRMDPELMERMRQMNLAHRHTS; encoded by the coding sequence CTGGGCAGGGGATCTGCACGTGATGAACAGCGGAAACGCCCGCGACTTAAACGCAACCCGCGTCGGCGAAAAAAGAGCCACCCCGATGCGCGCTGCCCAATACGGTTCGGCGAACCCTGCACTGCGTGCCAACCCGGAACCAGCGGGCCGGCCGACTGCCAGCTCGTGCAAATGGTGCGCATGGATCCCGAACTCATGGAACGCATGCGTCAGATGAACCTGGCGCACCGGCACA